The proteins below come from a single Vidua macroura isolate BioBank_ID:100142 chromosome 17, ASM2450914v1, whole genome shotgun sequence genomic window:
- the MMP9 gene encoding matrix metalloproteinase-9 — protein MALLLAPLVVGLLAVSCRAAPLQGKPQTVVTFPGDLISTLPDLELAERYLQRFGYTTEAEAKIGGRHVSLGKALLKMQKQLGLEETGELDAATLEAMRAPRCGVPDVGAFLTFEGDLKWDHMDLTYRVMNYSPDLDRAVIDDAFRRAFQVWSDVTPLTFTQIYSGEADIMIMFGSQEHGDGYPFDGKDGLLAHAFPPGQGIQGDAHFDDDEFWTLGTGLVVKTRHGNANGAECHFPFIFEGRSYSRCTTEGRKDGLPWCATTSNYDRDKKYGFCPSELLYTNGGNSDGAPCVFPFVFDGTSYDTCTTDGRSDGYRWCATTSSFDQDKKYGFCPNRDTAVIGGNSQGDPCVFPFTFLGQSYSACTSQGRQDGKLWCATTSNYDTDKKWGFCPDRGYSIFLVAAHEFGHSLGLDHSSVREALMYPMYSYIQDFQLHPDDVQGIQYLYGRGSGPKPTAPAPAPTEEPQPMPTEEPQPVPTEEPQPMPTEEPQPVPTEEPQPMPTEAGSTSTTEEEEEETPEPTVGPIPVDPSRDACMEKNFDAITEINGELYFFKDGKYWTYSSFWKSGIQGAFSVADTWPGLPDTIDAVFQDLLTKRVFFFAGRQFWVFSGKSVLGPRGIEKLGIGKEAGRLSGALQRGRGKVLLFSGESYWRLDVKVQRVDKGYPRATDDVFTGVPLDARNVFLYQGKYHFCRGSFYWRMTPRYQVDRVGYVKYDILQCPQN, from the exons ATGGCACTCCTCCTGGCCCCGCTTGTCGTCGGGCTGCTGGCTGTCTCCTGCCGCGCGGCCCCTCTCCAGGGCAAGCCGCAGACAGTTGTCACCTTCCCGGGGGACCTAATCAGCACCTTGCCGGATCTAGAGCTGGCAGAG CGCTACCTGCAGAGGTTCGGCTACACCACGGAGGCAGAGGCTAAGATTGGTGGCAGGCACGTGTCCCTGGGCAAGGCACTGCTCAAGATGCAGAAGCAGCTGGGCTTGGAGGAGACAGGAGAGCTGGATGCTGCCACATTGGAGGCCATGCGAGCCCCCCGCTGCGGCGTCCCTGATGTGGGAGCCTTCCTTACCTTTGAGGGGGACCTCAAGTGGGACCACATGGACCTGACTTACCG GGTGATGAACTACTCCCCCGACCTGGACCGTGCCGTGATCGATGATGCCTTCAGACGGGCGTTCCAAGTGTGGAGCGATGTGACCCCTCTCACCTTCACTCAGATATACAGTGGCGAGGCAGACATCATGATCATGTTTGGCAGCCAAG AGCATGGGGATGGGTACCCCTTCGACGGCAAGGATGGGCTCCTGGCCCACGCCTTTCCCCCAGGCCAGGGCATCCAGGGTGATGCTCACTTTGACGACGATGAATTCTGGACACTGGGAACTGGCTTAG TGGTGAAGACCCGTCATGGGAATGCCAATGGAGCCGAATGCCACTTCCCCTTCATCTTCGAGGGCCGCTCCTACTCCCGGTGCACCACGGAGGGGCGCAAGGATGGGCTGCCCTGGTGTGCCACCACCTCCAACTACGACCGGGATAAGAAATACGGCTTCTGCCCCAGCGAGC TCCTCTACACCAATGGTGGCAACAGCGATGGAGCCCCCTGCGTCTTCCCCTTCGTCTTCGATGGCACCTCCTACGATACCTGTACCACAGACGGGCGCTCTGATGGCTACCGCTGGTGTGCCACCACCTCCAGCTTCGACCAGGACAAGAAATACGGCTTCTGCCCCAACCGAG ACACGGCGGTGATCGGCGGCAACTCCCAGGGGGACCCGTGCGTCTTTCCCTTCACCTTCCTGGGGCAGTCCTACAGTGCCTGCACCAGCCAGGGCCGGCAGGATGGCAAGCTCTGGTGTGCCACCACCAGCAACTACGACACCGACAAGAAGTGGGGCTTCTGCCCTGACAGAG GTTACAGCATCTTCCTGGTGGCTGCCCATGAGTTTGGACACTCACTGGGTCTGGACCACTCCAGTGTGCGTGAGGCCCTGATGTACCCTATGTACAGTTACATCCAGGACTTCCAGCTGCACCCCGATGACGTCCAGGGCATCCAGTACCTCTACG GTCGTGGCTCTGGCCCTAAACCCACTGcacctgcccctgctcccactgAGGAGCCCCAGCCCATGCCCACAGAGGAGCCCCAGCCCGTGCCCACAGAGGAGCCCCAGCCCATGCCCACAGAGGAGCCCCAGCCCGTGCCCACAGAGGAGCCCCAGCCCATGCCCACAGAGGCTGGCAGCACCTCCAccactgaggaggaggaggaggagacgcCAGAGCCCACAGTTGGACCCATTCCTGTGGACCCCAGCCGGGATGCCTGCATGGAGAAGAACTTTGATGCTATCACAGAGATCAATGGGGAGCTGTACTTCTTCAAGGATGG GAAATACTGGACCTACTCTTCCTTCTGGAAATCGGGCATCCAGGGTGCCTTCTCTGTTGCTGATACCTGGCCTGGCCTCCCAGACACCATCGATGCTGTTTTCCAGGATTTGCTCACCAAGAGGGTCTTCTTCTTCGCTG GTCGGCAGTTCTGGGTGTTTTCTGGGAAGAGTGTGCTGGGCCCCCGGGGGATCGAGAAGTTGGGTATAGGGAAGGAAGCTGGCCGCCTCTCGGGGGCCCTGCAGCGGGGCCGCGGCAAAGTGCTGCTCTTCAGCGGGGAGAGCTACTGGAG GCTGGATGTGAAGGTTCAGAGGGTGGACAAGGGCTACCCCCGTGCCACCGATGATGTCTTCACCGGCGTCCCCCTTGATGCACGCAATGTGTTCCTCTACCAAG GCAAGTATCACTTCTGCCGGGGCAGCTTCTACTGGAGGATGACACCACGCTACCAGGTGGACAGGGTGGGCTACGTCAAGTATGACATCCTGCAGTGCCCCCAGAACTGA